In a single window of the Methanobrevibacter oralis genome:
- a CDS encoding MJ0144 family RNA dihydrouridine synthase-like protein produces MAGITNAEFLNKVIPFGFNVATLGGYSLDTPTIKASEKIIKRGRREFYFPLDEIFPYIESEAALIKNTHKNVKVSANLRSTTSQPIIELSSIKDLDIVEINCHCRQDEILAIGCGQEMLKRNDLHKFISEVADNANSKVSVKIRANVGGVDTLKIASLIEDAGADYLHVDAMKIGAGADYELLKNLVNQVSIPVIGNNSINNEPNLEKMLKTGVSGFSIARAIISGNLDFDILKY; encoded by the coding sequence ATGGCTGGAATAACTAATGCCGAATTTTTAAATAAAGTTATTCCATTTGGTTTCAATGTAGCTACTTTAGGGGGTTATAGTTTAGATACTCCTACAATTAAAGCTAGTGAAAAGATAATTAAAAGAGGAAGAAGAGAATTTTACTTTCCTCTCGATGAAATTTTTCCATATATTGAAAGCGAAGCAGCTTTGATAAAAAATACTCATAAAAATGTAAAAGTTTCTGCAAATCTCAGATCAACAACATCCCAACCTATTATTGAGTTAAGTTCTATTAAAGATTTAGATATTGTTGAAATTAATTGTCATTGTCGTCAAGATGAAATTTTAGCTATTGGTTGTGGCCAAGAAATGTTAAAACGAAATGATTTACATAAATTCATTTCAGAAGTTGCAGATAATGCTAATTCAAAAGTATCTGTTAAGATTAGAGCTAATGTTGGTGGTGTAGATACATTAAAAATAGCTAGTTTAATTGAAGATGCAGGTGCTGATTATTTACATGTTGATGCTATGAAAATCGGTGCTGGTGCAGATTATGAATTATTGAAAAACTTAGTTAATCAGGTTAGTATTCCAGTTATTGGTAATAATTCTATTAATAACGAACCAAATCTTGAAAAAATGTTAAAGACTGGTGTTTCTGGTTTTTCTATTGCAAGAGCTATTATTTCTGGCAATTTAGATTTTGATATTCTTAAATATTAA
- a CDS encoding GTP cyclohydrolase III produces MIQMTLIQIDNYGPWTVTPRPRTESDLQMLQANLFADLNQQFGNKKGLVFFTRFDNLLAISNGLNEEDHLRIQRSIRNRYPITVSMGVGAAETPHEAQKLATIALQREGGAQSSQRKEILAIDSLIEEEDDSFVQAAHIDINSVTKTLTDIESAFDTSFMVNKAQHYLMTKLIKKGALLFFIGGDNFMAPCNGMSEKDIEEVLVEINEEIGIALKAGIGRGKNAEDAAYMADIGLEEIRERNNEMWTWVIEKEY; encoded by the coding sequence ATGATACAAATGACATTAATACAAATTGATAATTATGGTCCTTGGACTGTTACTCCAAGACCACGTACAGAATCTGATTTACAAATGTTGCAAGCAAATTTATTTGCTGATTTAAATCAACAATTCGGAAATAAAAAAGGTTTAGTCTTTTTTACAAGATTCGACAATTTACTTGCTATTTCAAATGGTCTTAATGAGGAAGATCACTTAAGAATTCAAAGATCTATTAGAAATAGATATCCTATAACTGTTAGTATGGGTGTAGGTGCTGCAGAAACTCCTCATGAAGCTCAAAAATTAGCAACTATAGCTCTTCAAAGAGAAGGTGGAGCCCAATCAAGTCAAAGAAAAGAAATTTTAGCTATTGATAGTTTAATTGAAGAAGAAGATGATAGTTTTGTTCAAGCAGCTCATATTGATATTAATAGTGTAACTAAAACTTTAACAGATATTGAGTCTGCTTTTGACACAAGTTTCATGGTTAATAAAGCTCAACATTATTTGATGACTAAATTAATTAAAAAAGGAGCATTATTATTTTTCATTGGTGGAGATAATTTCATGGCTCCATGTAATGGAATGTCTGAAAAAGATATTGAGGAGGTTCTCGTTGAAATTAATGAGGAAATAGGTATTGCTCTTAAAGCAGGAATAGGTAGAGGAAAAAATGCTGAAGATGCTGCTTACATGGCAGATATTGGGCTTGAAGAAATTCGTGAACGCAATAATGAAATGTGGACTTGGGTTATTGAAAAGGAATATTAG